CTTCTGTGACCCATGCGTCCCTCTGATCACAGGAGCTTGAAGAGGTTCACCATCTCGATGGCGGACAGGGCTGCATCCCAGCCTTTATTCCCCGACTTGCTGCCGGCGCGTTCGATCGCCTGTTCAAGGGTGTCCGCCGTGATGACACCGAAGGCGATGGGCGTTTCGGTTTCAAGGGTCACCATAGCGATGCCTTTAGATACCTCGGCGCTTATGTACTCGAAGTGCGGGGTGTCACCCCGTATGACGGCCCCCAGGCAGATAACGCCGTCATAGGCGCCGCTCTTGGCCGCTTTCTTTGCCGCCACCGGGATCTCGAACGCACCCGGGACTCTGACGATGGTGATGCTGTTCTCGTCGGCACCGGACCGTTTCAGGGCATCCAGGGCGCCTTCGATCAGTTTGCCGCAGATGAAATCATTGAACCTGCTGGCAATGATGCAAAACTTGAGTCCCTTGGCCCCGATCTTTC
This DNA window, taken from Deltaproteobacteria bacterium, encodes the following:
- a CDS encoding 6,7-dimethyl-8-ribityllumazine synthase; this translates as MPKIIEGKIGAKGLKFCIIASRFNDFICGKLIEGALDALKRSGADENSITIVRVPGAFEIPVAAKKAAKSGAYDGVICLGAVIRGDTPHFEYISAEVSKGIAMVTLETETPIAFGVITADTLEQAIERAGSKSGNKGWDAALSAIEMVNLFKLL